One Mycolicibacterium rufum genomic window, GTACCCCGATAGCTCAGGTATAGCCGCGCCAGGTCACGGTTCGGCCATGCAATCGGAAACGATCACACGCGATCGGCGGTCCGGCTCAGGCGGGAGGCAGCATCCCCGGCGCCGCGTTCGGATCGACCGGAACCGGGACACCGACGGCAGGGCGCGGCGGCGGCGCATTCGGATCGGCCGGCGGCGGAGCGGCGTTCGGGTCGCCCGGGGCCGGCGCCGGCGGAGGCGGCGGGGGTGTCCAGGGCCGGATCGAGTTGGCCAGCGTCACCGCTTCGTTCTGCGGGATCGGGTTGGTCGCGGTGCCGAGCCAGACCACGAACCAGCGCTCGGGAGCGCGCTGGCCGCGCGGGGTGCCCGGGGCCGTCGGTGCGCCGACCACGCCGGCCCAGATCTGGCCGTTCGGCTTGTTGGTGTCGGTGAATTTCACCTCGTACGACGACGCGACGCCGGTCATGCCGTTGGCGTTGAGCGGAACCGTCTGCTGATTGACCCGGGTGCCCGGGAACGGCATGAAGAACTCGCCCATGTCCGAGGCGAGGCGCTGAGCGGCCTTGGTGTTGTCGGTCTCGGCGCCGGCGAACAGCTTGAGGTCGAGCCGGCCGAGCAGCACGCTTGTGTCGTTGGGCGCCGGGGTGTCCGGCGGTGAACCCGCCGGCGGCAGCTTGTTCAGCAGCGCCTGACCGTACGAGAGCTGGGCGGCGTCGGCCACCTTCCAGCCCGCGGGCACGACGTAGCTGAAGCCGCCGGCGGCGTTGTCCACCCGGCCCGGTTCGGGGGCCGGCGCCGGCGCAGGCGCGGGCGCGTTCGGATCGGCAGGCGGGGCAGGCGGGGCCGGCGGGGCGTTCGGGTCCGCGGGCGGCGGCACCGGAGCGTTCGGATCCGCCGGTGGCGGCGGCGCGGCGGGAGGCGGCGCGTCCTGCGCGGTCGGAGTCGGCGCCGGTGGCGGCGCGGGTGCCGGCTGGGCGCCCGCCACGGCGGGGAAGGTCAGCGCGGCCACGGTGGCGCCGGTCAGGGCGACCAGGCCGACCGAGGTGGGCAGACTCCTGCGGCGGGGGGAAGGCACGTCTCGCTCATGCATGGGGAAGAAACTACCGTGTTACAGCCGTGACGCAAGTGCGAGTAGCTGAGAATGTGCCAAATTGTGACATTGCTGATTGAGCTGAACGTACATGTCAGAGGATTATTGGTGATTGCTCGCACGACAAGCGCCCCGCGCGTGGCGCGGGGTGGGGCGCCGCCGTCGTGAGACGTCGACGATCGGTTGATCGCGGTGCACGCCCGTGGCGTTACCGCGGGCGGCGCGCCGATGCCCGGCGCCTAGCTACCGTCCAGTAACATGGGCCCGACTCGCTGGGGTTCAGCGCCGAACACAACAGGAGGCCGATGATGGATGTTCTGATCACGGGGTGCGACACCGACCTGGGGCGCACGATCGCCGAGAACTTCAGCCAGGCCGGGCACCGCGTCATCGTCGCCGGTCGTCACCGCGACGACCTGGAGGTCCTGGCCAAGGAGCTCGACGCGGACGCCCTGGTGGTCGACATGGCCGACCCGACGTCGGTTGCGGCGGCGCACGACCAGTTCCCCGCGCACCTCGACACGGTGATCAACGTGCCCGCCCCCACCTGGGACGGCGGTGACCCGCGGACCTACACGCTCGGCGACCACGCCGCCGAGTGGCGCGGCCTGTTCGACGCCGGCCTGGTCGCCGCGGTGCTGGCGGTGCAGGTGCTCGGTGACCAGCTGCGCTCGGGCGGCTCGATCGTCACGGTCATCGGCGACGCGCTGCGCGAGGGCAGCGCGGCGGCGGCCGTCAAGGCCGCGGTCACGGACTGGACGGCAGGCCAGGCGCACTACTTCGGCATC contains:
- a CDS encoding APA family fibronectin-binding glycoprotein, producing MHERDVPSPRRRSLPTSVGLVALTGATVAALTFPAVAGAQPAPAPPPAPTPTAQDAPPPAAPPPPADPNAPVPPPADPNAPPAPPAPPADPNAPAPAPAPAPEPGRVDNAAGGFSYVVPAGWKVADAAQLSYGQALLNKLPPAGSPPDTPAPNDTSVLLGRLDLKLFAGAETDNTKAAQRLASDMGEFFMPFPGTRVNQQTVPLNANGMTGVASSYEVKFTDTNKPNGQIWAGVVGAPTAPGTPRGQRAPERWFVVWLGTATNPIPQNEAVTLANSIRPWTPPPPPPAPAPGDPNAAPPPADPNAPPPRPAVGVPVPVDPNAAPGMLPPA
- a CDS encoding SDR family oxidoreductase, with the translated sequence MDVLITGCDTDLGRTIAENFSQAGHRVIVAGRHRDDLEVLAKELDADALVVDMADPTSVAAAHDQFPAHLDTVINVPAPTWDGGDPRTYTLGDHAAEWRGLFDAGLVAAVLAVQVLGDQLRSGGSIVTVIGDALREGSAAAAVKAAVTDWTAGQAHYFGIRGITVNAVAIGRGAEPGYEGLGTTSPSVSTEIARLSLFLTTPAARHITGQTLHVSHGALAHFG